One window from the genome of Nocardioides panaciterrulae encodes:
- a CDS encoding allantoate amidohydrolase, with protein MPDDFERMWADLAPVGRSSASGGYFRQPFLSAEVELRAWFAEQAAARDLTLTTDPVGNMAAWWRPAGVSGPGVLTGSHLDSVLDGGAYDGPLGVVSALAAVDVLRARGFVPSRPLGVSVFVEEEGSRFGLACLGSRLASGALAWSDALALADRDGVSLESALDRSGLGGPSYEPWDLASTISCFVELHVEQGRDLVDRGAAVGVGSGIWPHGRYRFDFTGVADHAGTTRMEDRADPMLTYAMTALAANKQARLGGGRATFGRIDVAPNGTNAIPSRVSAWLDARCDSEAALSSLVEEVTRMATERAGRDGTALAVTAESVSPAVGFDPALAAALAADHEEGDWPVIPTAAGHDAGILSVAGVPTAMLFVRNPTGVSHSPDEHASTPDCLVGVSALADVLERLAR; from the coding sequence ATGCCTGACGACTTCGAGCGGATGTGGGCGGACCTGGCCCCGGTGGGTCGCTCCTCCGCCTCCGGCGGCTACTTCCGCCAGCCGTTCCTGAGCGCCGAGGTCGAGCTGCGGGCGTGGTTCGCCGAGCAGGCGGCCGCCCGCGACCTGACCCTGACCACCGACCCGGTCGGCAACATGGCCGCGTGGTGGCGCCCGGCCGGCGTCTCCGGGCCGGGCGTGCTGACCGGGTCGCACCTGGACTCCGTGCTGGACGGCGGGGCGTACGACGGTCCGCTCGGCGTGGTCTCCGCGCTGGCCGCGGTCGACGTGCTGCGCGCGCGCGGCTTCGTGCCGTCCCGGCCGCTCGGGGTGTCGGTGTTCGTCGAGGAGGAGGGCTCCCGGTTCGGGCTGGCCTGCCTCGGCTCCCGGCTCGCCTCGGGTGCGCTGGCGTGGTCCGACGCGCTCGCGCTGGCCGACCGGGACGGGGTCTCGCTGGAGTCGGCGCTGGACCGGTCCGGGCTCGGCGGCCCGTCGTACGAGCCGTGGGACCTGGCCTCGACGATCTCCTGCTTCGTGGAGCTGCACGTCGAGCAGGGCCGCGACCTCGTGGACCGCGGTGCGGCGGTGGGGGTGGGCAGCGGGATCTGGCCGCACGGGCGCTACCGGTTCGACTTCACCGGCGTCGCCGACCACGCCGGAACCACGCGGATGGAGGACCGCGCGGACCCGATGCTGACCTATGCGATGACCGCGCTGGCCGCGAACAAGCAGGCGCGGCTCGGCGGCGGCCGGGCGACCTTCGGACGGATCGACGTGGCGCCCAACGGCACCAACGCGATCCCGTCGCGGGTCTCGGCCTGGCTGGACGCCCGCTGCGACTCGGAGGCCGCGCTGTCGTCGCTGGTCGAGGAGGTCACCCGGATGGCGACCGAGCGGGCCGGGCGGGACGGCACCGCGCTGGCGGTCACCGCCGAGTCGGTCTCGCCCGCGGTCGGCTTCGACCCGGCGCTGGCCGCCGCGCTGGCTGCGGACCACGAGGAGGGCGACTGGCCGGTCATCCCGACCGCGGCCGGGCACGACGCCGGCATCCTCTCGGTCGCCGGGGTGCCGACCGCGATGCTGTTCGTGCGCAACCCGACCGGCGTCTCCCACTCGCCCGACGAGCACGCCTCGACGCCCGACTGCCTGGTCGGCGTCTCGGCCCTCGCCGACGTCCTCGAGAGGCTCGCGCGGTGA
- a CDS encoding DUF1992 domain-containing protein, with protein sequence MPDSEDQPRDRPRDEPRDQPRDQPERATELDARTGRGAAAARIQHQASWVDQQIRVAMAKGEFDDLPGAGKPIKDLGSQHDPDWWLKKLVEREQITGVLPPSVQLRKEDAELDGRLDTLNTEAAVRREVEEFNGRVIAARYRLPEGPPLVTMPRDVEHEVAAWRDRRTALLERRRAEAARRADAAAREAREAPARRRRWWRR encoded by the coding sequence GTGCCCGACAGCGAGGACCAGCCGCGGGACCGACCGCGTGACGAGCCGCGCGACCAGCCGCGGGACCAGCCGGAGCGTGCGACCGAGCTCGACGCCCGGACCGGCCGGGGCGCCGCCGCGGCGCGCATCCAGCACCAGGCGAGCTGGGTGGACCAGCAGATCCGGGTCGCGATGGCCAAGGGCGAGTTCGACGACCTGCCCGGCGCCGGCAAGCCGATCAAGGATCTCGGCAGCCAGCACGACCCCGACTGGTGGCTGAAGAAGCTCGTCGAGCGCGAGCAGATCACCGGCGTGCTGCCGCCCTCGGTCCAGCTGCGCAAGGAGGACGCCGAGCTCGACGGCCGCCTCGACACGCTGAACACCGAGGCCGCGGTGCGCCGCGAGGTCGAGGAGTTCAACGGCCGGGTGATCGCCGCCCGCTACCGGCTGCCCGAGGGCCCACCGCTGGTCACGATGCCGCGCGACGTGGAGCACGAGGTCGCGGCCTGGCGCGACCGGCGTACCGCCCTGCTCGAGCGCCGGCGGGCCGAGGCCGCCCGGCGCGCCGACGCCGCGGCCCGGGAGGCGCGGGAGGCGCCGGCCCGGCGCCGTCGCTGGTGGCGTCGCTGA
- the hutU gene encoding urocanate hydratase → MSNPRLPIHAATGTELSARSWQTEAPLRMLMNNLDPEVAERPEDLVVYGGTGKAARNWEAYDALVRTLRTLGDDETMLVQSGKPVGVMRTHEWAPRVLIANSNLVGDWANWEEFRRLEELGLTMYGQMTAGSWIYIGTQGILQGTFETFAAVADKKGGTLAGTITLTAGLGGMGGAQPLAVTMNDGVVICIECDQSRIQRRIDHRYLDVQAPSLDEAVRMAVAARDERRPLSIGVLGNAAEMVPALLETGAPIDIVTDQTSAHDPLFYLPIGTAFEDWERERTEDPAGFTKRARESMAAHVRAMVEFQDRGAEVFDYGNSIRDEARKGGYDRAFEFPGFVPAYIRPLFCEGKGPFRWAALSGDPADIAATDRAILELFPAEEKPEYARLHKWIAMAGERVHFQGLPARICWLGYGERHRAGLKFNEMVASGELKAPIVIGRDHLDCGSVASPYRETEAMLDGSDAIADWALLNALVNTASGASWVSIHHGGGVGMGRSIHAGQVCVADGTELAAQKIERVLTNDPGMGVIRHVDAGYERAAEVAAERGVRVPMSEG, encoded by the coding sequence GTGAGCAACCCGCGACTCCCCATCCACGCCGCCACCGGCACCGAGCTGTCCGCGCGCTCGTGGCAGACCGAGGCGCCGCTGCGGATGCTGATGAACAACCTCGATCCCGAGGTCGCCGAGCGCCCCGAGGACCTCGTCGTCTACGGCGGCACCGGCAAGGCGGCCCGCAACTGGGAGGCGTACGACGCGCTCGTGCGCACGCTGCGCACGCTGGGCGACGACGAGACCATGCTCGTGCAGTCCGGCAAGCCGGTCGGCGTGATGCGGACCCACGAGTGGGCGCCGCGGGTGCTGATCGCGAACTCCAACCTGGTCGGCGACTGGGCCAACTGGGAGGAGTTCCGGCGGCTCGAGGAGCTCGGGCTGACGATGTACGGCCAGATGACCGCCGGGTCGTGGATCTACATCGGCACCCAGGGCATCCTGCAGGGCACCTTCGAGACGTTCGCGGCGGTCGCGGACAAGAAGGGCGGCACGCTGGCCGGCACCATCACGCTCACCGCCGGCCTCGGGGGCATGGGTGGCGCGCAGCCGCTCGCGGTCACGATGAACGACGGCGTCGTGATCTGCATCGAGTGCGACCAGTCCCGGATCCAGCGCCGGATCGACCACCGCTACCTCGACGTGCAGGCGCCCTCGCTGGACGAGGCCGTGCGGATGGCGGTGGCGGCTCGCGACGAGCGCCGACCGCTGTCGATCGGCGTGCTCGGCAATGCCGCGGAGATGGTGCCGGCGCTGCTCGAGACCGGCGCCCCGATCGACATCGTGACCGACCAGACCTCCGCGCACGACCCGCTGTTCTACCTGCCGATCGGGACCGCCTTCGAGGACTGGGAGCGCGAGCGCACCGAGGACCCGGCCGGCTTCACCAAGCGGGCGCGGGAGTCGATGGCCGCGCACGTGCGGGCGATGGTGGAGTTCCAGGACCGGGGCGCGGAGGTCTTCGACTACGGCAACTCGATCCGCGACGAGGCCCGCAAGGGCGGCTACGACCGGGCCTTCGAGTTCCCCGGCTTCGTGCCCGCCTACATCCGGCCGCTGTTCTGCGAGGGCAAGGGCCCGTTCCGGTGGGCCGCGCTGTCCGGCGACCCCGCCGACATCGCCGCCACCGACCGCGCGATCCTCGAGCTGTTCCCCGCCGAGGAGAAGCCGGAGTACGCCCGGCTGCACAAGTGGATCGCGATGGCCGGCGAGCGGGTGCACTTCCAGGGGCTGCCGGCGCGGATCTGCTGGCTCGGCTACGGCGAGCGCCACCGCGCCGGGCTGAAGTTCAACGAGATGGTGGCCTCCGGGGAGCTGAAGGCGCCGATCGTGATCGGCCGCGACCACCTGGACTGCGGCTCGGTCGCCTCGCCCTACCGCGAGACCGAGGCCATGCTCGACGGCTCCGACGCGATCGCGGACTGGGCGCTGCTCAACGCGCTGGTCAACACCGCCTCGGGCGCCAGCTGGGTGTCGATCCACCACGGCGGTGGCGTCGGCATGGGCCGCTCCATCCACGCCGGGCAGGTCTGCGTCGCCGACGGCACCGAGCTGGCCGCGCAGAAGATCGAGCGGGTGCTCACCAACGACCCGGGCATGGGCGTGATCCGGCACGTGGACGCGGGCTACGAGCGGGCCGCCGAGGTGGCCGCGGAGCGCGGCGTACGCGTCCCGATGTCCGAGGGCTGA
- a CDS encoding HpcH/HpaI aldolase/citrate lyase family protein has protein sequence MPTSSRSAKDFFRPLAVGAPEPLREVPARPSRAIHFFDPSNEKMAAKIPQMVGTVDVLLGNLEDAVKADSKEAARTGLVRIAQDTEGLGGPEAKTQLWTRINALDSPWVLEDLTTLIPAIGHQLDVVMVPKVQGAEDIHYVDRILAQLEARAGLDRPILVHAILETARGMANVEEICGASPRMQGLSLGPADLAADRRMKTTRVGGGHPGYLVRQDPPRDDLGVTHVDAERRTFQQDLWHYTIARMVDACAMHGIYPYYGPFGDIADTVACEDQFRNAFLLGCVGTWSLHPKQIAIANRVFSPSVEDIAHARRVVAAMGDGTGAVMLDGKMEDDASLKQCLVMVELAEQLAAIDPELARAYAAIEEA, from the coding sequence ATGCCCACCTCTTCGCGCAGCGCCAAGGACTTCTTCCGCCCCCTCGCGGTCGGGGCGCCGGAGCCCCTCCGGGAGGTTCCGGCCCGGCCGAGCCGCGCCATCCACTTCTTCGATCCCAGCAACGAGAAGATGGCCGCCAAGATCCCGCAGATGGTGGGCACGGTCGACGTCCTGCTCGGCAACCTCGAGGACGCGGTCAAGGCCGACAGCAAGGAGGCCGCCCGGACCGGCCTGGTCCGGATCGCCCAGGACACCGAGGGCCTCGGCGGTCCCGAGGCGAAGACCCAGCTGTGGACGCGGATCAACGCGCTCGACAGCCCGTGGGTGCTCGAGGACCTGACCACGCTCATCCCCGCGATCGGCCACCAGCTCGACGTGGTGATGGTGCCCAAGGTGCAGGGGGCCGAGGACATCCACTACGTCGACCGGATCCTCGCCCAGCTCGAGGCCCGGGCCGGGCTGGACCGGCCGATCCTGGTGCACGCGATCCTCGAGACGGCGCGCGGCATGGCCAACGTCGAGGAGATCTGCGGCGCCAGCCCGCGCATGCAGGGGCTCTCGCTCGGCCCGGCCGACCTGGCGGCGGACCGCCGGATGAAGACCACCCGGGTCGGCGGCGGCCACCCGGGCTACCTGGTCCGGCAGGACCCGCCCCGCGACGACCTCGGGGTGACCCACGTCGACGCCGAGCGCCGCACCTTCCAGCAGGACCTGTGGCACTACACGATCGCCCGGATGGTCGACGCGTGCGCGATGCACGGCATCTACCCCTACTACGGGCCGTTCGGCGACATCGCCGACACCGTCGCCTGCGAGGACCAGTTCCGCAACGCCTTCCTGCTCGGCTGCGTCGGCACCTGGTCGCTGCACCCCAAGCAGATCGCGATCGCCAACCGGGTGTTCAGCCCCAGCGTCGAGGACATCGCCCACGCCCGCCGGGTGGTCGCCGCGATGGGCGACGGGACCGGCGCGGTGATGCTCGACGGCAAGATGGAGGACGACGCGTCCCTCAAGCAGTGCCTGGTGATGGTCGAGCTCGCCGAGCAGCTCGCCGCGATCGACCCCGAGCTCGCGCGGGCGTACGCCGCGATCGAGGAGGCCTGA
- the hutH gene encoding histidine ammonia-lyase — protein sequence MSHQPVAVGTGPLSPEDVLAVARDAAPVELTAEAVAAIGRARRVVDELGASETPTYGVSTGFGALATRHIPSDLRAQLQRSLVRSHAAGSGPEVEREVVRALMLLRLSTLATGHTGIRLETAQLLADLLGRGITPVVREYGSLGCSGDLAPLSHCALALMGEGEVRDADGVLMPAATALAAAGLAPVELAAKEGLALINGTDGMLGMLVLAIADLRRLLRTADVAAAMSVEAQLGTDRVFAPELQALRPHPGQALSAANLAACLRDSGVVASHRGPDCNRVQDAYSLRCSPQVHGAARDTVEHAATVAGRELASAVDNPVVLPEESRLESNGNFHGAPVAYVLDFLAIVAADVASISERRTDRFLDKARNHGLPPFLADDPGVDSGHMIAQYTQAAIVSELKRLAVPASVDSIPSSAMQEDHVSMGWSAARKLRRSVDGLTRVVAIEVLTAARALDLRVSTGSTTGVSPSPATGAVVRLLRESGIEGPGPDRHLSPEIEASVELVRSGAVLAAVEEVIGELQ from the coding sequence ATGTCCCACCAGCCCGTCGCCGTCGGCACCGGCCCCCTGTCACCCGAGGACGTGCTCGCGGTCGCGCGCGACGCCGCGCCCGTCGAGCTCACCGCCGAGGCGGTCGCCGCGATCGGCCGTGCCCGGCGGGTCGTGGACGAGCTCGGTGCCTCCGAGACCCCGACGTACGGCGTCTCGACCGGCTTCGGCGCCCTCGCCACCCGGCACATCCCCAGCGACCTGCGCGCGCAGCTGCAGCGCTCGCTGGTCCGCTCGCACGCCGCCGGCTCCGGCCCCGAGGTCGAGCGCGAGGTGGTGCGGGCGCTGATGCTGCTGCGCCTCTCGACGCTGGCGACCGGGCACACCGGGATCCGGCTCGAGACCGCCCAGCTGCTCGCGGACCTGCTCGGCCGGGGGATCACCCCGGTGGTGCGGGAGTACGGCTCGCTGGGCTGCTCGGGCGACCTGGCGCCGCTGTCCCACTGCGCGCTGGCGCTGATGGGCGAGGGCGAGGTGCGGGACGCCGACGGGGTGCTGATGCCCGCCGCGACGGCGCTCGCCGCGGCCGGCCTGGCGCCGGTCGAGCTCGCCGCCAAGGAGGGGCTCGCGCTCATCAACGGCACCGACGGGATGCTCGGGATGCTGGTGCTGGCGATCGCCGACCTGCGGCGCCTGCTGCGCACCGCCGACGTCGCCGCCGCCATGTCCGTCGAGGCCCAGCTCGGCACCGACCGGGTCTTCGCCCCCGAGCTCCAGGCGCTGCGCCCGCACCCCGGGCAGGCGCTCTCGGCGGCGAACCTGGCCGCCTGCCTGCGGGACTCCGGCGTGGTCGCCTCGCACCGCGGCCCGGACTGCAACCGGGTCCAGGACGCCTACTCGCTGCGCTGCTCGCCGCAGGTCCACGGCGCCGCCCGCGACACCGTCGAGCACGCCGCGACCGTCGCCGGCCGCGAGCTCGCCTCGGCGGTCGACAACCCCGTGGTGCTGCCCGAGGAGTCCCGGCTCGAGAGCAACGGGAACTTCCACGGCGCCCCGGTCGCCTACGTGCTGGACTTCCTCGCGATCGTCGCCGCCGACGTCGCCTCGATCAGCGAGCGGCGCACCGACCGGTTCCTCGACAAGGCCCGCAACCACGGGCTGCCGCCGTTCCTCGCCGACGACCCCGGCGTGGACAGCGGGCACATGATCGCCCAGTACACCCAGGCCGCGATCGTCTCCGAGCTCAAGCGGCTCGCGGTGCCGGCCTCGGTGGACTCCATCCCCTCCAGCGCCATGCAGGAGGACCACGTGTCGATGGGCTGGTCGGCCGCGCGCAAGCTGCGCCGCTCGGTCGACGGGCTCACCCGGGTGGTCGCGATCGAGGTGCTGACCGCGGCCCGGGCCCTGGACCTGCGGGTCTCGACAGGCTCGACCACCGGGGTCTCGCCCTCGCCGGCCACCGGCGCCGTCGTACGCCTGCTGCGCGAGTCCGGGATCGAGGGCCCCGGACCCGACCGCCACCTCTCGCCCGAGATCGAGGCCAGCGTGGAGCTGGTCCGCTCGGGCGCCGTCCTCGCCGCCGTCGAAGAAGTGATCGGAGAACTCCAGTGA
- a CDS encoding HpcH/HpaI aldolase/citrate lyase family protein: protein MSASATPFTPLRSVLYMPSSNGRALEKAKSIACDGLILDLEDAVAPDAKTAARDAAAAAVASGAYGRRTVTIRVNGLGTPWHDADLEAAAQAGPAGIVVPKVNSADEVRGLVAAIERAGAPDHTRLWAMVETPQAIFDAREIAAASDRLAVLVMGTNDLVKELYAEHVPGRGPLLTALQTAVLAARAAGVEILDGVYNDVQDTDGFLAECRQGRELGFDGKTLIHPGQVPGANEAFAPGEQAVEDARGILAAWEAGQGAGVVTYQGRMVENLHVESARRTLAIHESILALQA from the coding sequence ATGTCCGCGTCGGCCACGCCGTTCACGCCGCTGCGCTCGGTGCTCTACATGCCGAGCTCCAACGGGCGGGCGCTGGAGAAGGCGAAGTCGATCGCCTGCGACGGGCTGATCCTCGACCTCGAGGACGCCGTCGCCCCCGACGCCAAGACCGCCGCGCGGGACGCGGCCGCGGCCGCGGTCGCCTCGGGTGCCTACGGTCGGCGCACCGTCACGATCCGGGTCAACGGCCTCGGTACGCCGTGGCACGACGCCGACCTCGAGGCCGCCGCCCAGGCCGGTCCGGCCGGGATCGTGGTGCCCAAGGTCAACAGCGCCGACGAGGTCCGCGGCCTGGTCGCGGCGATCGAGCGGGCCGGCGCCCCGGACCACACCCGCCTGTGGGCGATGGTCGAGACGCCCCAGGCGATCTTCGACGCCCGGGAGATCGCGGCCGCCTCCGACCGGCTGGCCGTGCTGGTGATGGGCACCAACGACCTGGTCAAGGAGCTGTACGCCGAGCACGTGCCCGGCCGCGGCCCGCTGCTCACCGCGCTGCAGACCGCGGTGCTCGCCGCGCGCGCGGCCGGGGTCGAGATCCTCGACGGGGTCTACAACGACGTCCAGGACACCGACGGCTTCCTCGCCGAGTGCCGGCAGGGCCGCGAGCTGGGCTTCGACGGCAAGACGCTGATCCACCCGGGTCAGGTCCCGGGCGCCAACGAGGCCTTCGCCCCCGGCGAGCAGGCCGTCGAGGACGCCCGCGGGATCCTCGCGGCCTGGGAGGCCGGCCAGGGGGCCGGCGTCGTCACCTACCAGGGCCGGATGGTGGAGAACCTGCACGTCGAGTCCGCCCGGCGCACGCTCGCGATCCACGAGTCGATCCTGGCCCTGCAGGCCTGA
- a CDS encoding MFS transporter has product MVNVLEPVEDPVPDYGVDDVVVTESGVIRRAIGAAAIGNITEWYDFGVYAYFEPTIREVFFSGLGQTAGTIATFGLFAVAFLVRPFGGMFFGPLADRIGRNKVLATTMILMALGTFSIGCIPSQSHIGLWAPMLLLLARLVQGFSTGGEYGNAMTFIAEYAPDRRRGFLGSWLEFGTFVGYLMGAIIVTVAGATLSHDQLLGWGWRIPFFVALPLGIVGVYLRTRLADTPAYIALEERSAEREKASKSGKSGHEARRLTALWPFVAVCMGLVIVWNVTNYMLTSYMPTYVTETVPNATGGGVSATASQWIQIAVMVVALFTIPFLGMLSDRIGRKPLAWTGVAGLILLSFPMIWLIRAQSLWSVFVGLLLMGLVLITFSATMPSTLPSLFPTQVRGAGLSVSFNVAVSLFAGTTSVVVGALVGATGDLNWPAYYLVGAGVIGAAALLFLKEPNGERMWGSAPAAHDEEEARELVA; this is encoded by the coding sequence GTGGTCAACGTGCTGGAGCCGGTGGAGGATCCGGTGCCCGACTACGGGGTCGACGACGTGGTGGTGACCGAGTCCGGGGTGATCCGCCGGGCCATCGGCGCCGCCGCGATCGGCAACATCACCGAGTGGTACGACTTCGGCGTCTACGCCTACTTCGAGCCCACCATCCGCGAGGTCTTCTTCAGCGGCCTGGGCCAGACCGCCGGCACGATCGCGACGTTCGGCCTGTTCGCCGTCGCGTTCCTGGTCCGCCCGTTCGGCGGCATGTTCTTCGGGCCGCTGGCCGACCGGATCGGCCGCAACAAGGTGCTGGCCACGACCATGATCCTGATGGCGTTGGGCACCTTCTCGATCGGCTGCATCCCCAGCCAGTCGCACATCGGCCTGTGGGCGCCGATGCTGCTGTTGCTCGCGCGGCTGGTGCAGGGCTTCTCCACCGGCGGTGAGTACGGCAACGCGATGACGTTCATCGCCGAGTACGCCCCCGACCGCCGCCGCGGCTTCCTCGGCAGCTGGCTGGAGTTCGGGACCTTCGTCGGCTACCTGATGGGCGCGATCATCGTGACGGTCGCCGGCGCCACGCTGAGCCACGACCAGCTGCTGGGCTGGGGATGGCGGATCCCGTTCTTCGTGGCGCTGCCGCTGGGCATCGTCGGTGTCTACCTGCGCACCCGGCTGGCCGACACCCCGGCGTACATCGCCCTCGAGGAGCGTTCCGCCGAGCGGGAGAAGGCAAGCAAGTCGGGCAAGTCAGGACACGAGGCCCGACGGCTGACCGCGCTCTGGCCGTTCGTGGCCGTGTGCATGGGCCTGGTGATCGTCTGGAACGTCACCAACTACATGCTGACCTCCTACATGCCGACCTACGTCACCGAGACCGTGCCGAACGCCACCGGCGGCGGGGTCTCGGCCACGGCCTCGCAGTGGATCCAGATCGCGGTCATGGTCGTCGCGCTGTTCACGATCCCGTTCCTCGGCATGCTCTCCGACCGCATCGGCCGCAAGCCGCTCGCGTGGACCGGCGTCGCCGGGCTGATCCTGCTGTCGTTCCCGATGATCTGGCTGATCCGCGCGCAGAGCCTCTGGTCGGTCTTCGTCGGGCTGCTGCTCATGGGCCTGGTGCTGATCACGTTCAGCGCCACGATGCCCTCGACGTTGCCGTCGCTGTTCCCGACGCAGGTGCGCGGCGCCGGTCTCTCGGTGTCGTTCAACGTCGCGGTCTCGCTGTTCGCGGGCACCACCTCGGTGGTCGTGGGCGCGCTGGTGGGGGCCACCGGCGACCTGAACTGGCCCGCCTACTACCTCGTCGGGGCGGGCGTGATCGGCGCCGCCGCGCTGCTCTTCCTCAAGGAGCCCAACGGCGAGCGGATGTGGGGCTCGGCCCCCGCCGCGCACGACGAGGAGGAGGCCCGGGAGCTGGTCGCCTGA
- a CDS encoding nitroreductase family protein has protein sequence MDFQDVVDRRRMVRSYEERPVDPTIVDRALRNGVRAPNAGFSQGWAFLVLDTPADVARWWRATADDVEHPDTWLAGMMRAPVVVVPCSSKAAYLGRYAEPDKGWTDRDEARWPMPFWHMDAAMASLLIMQTVVEEGLGSCFFGIPPERDAVVRREFDIPDDYDPVGVMTIGHPAAGGAKGSPARRARRPMDEVVHRGRWGHPTSPPA, from the coding sequence ATGGATTTCCAGGACGTGGTGGACAGGCGCCGGATGGTGCGCAGCTATGAGGAGCGCCCGGTCGACCCCACGATCGTGGACCGGGCGCTGAGGAACGGCGTACGCGCCCCCAACGCGGGGTTCAGCCAGGGCTGGGCGTTCCTGGTGCTCGACACCCCGGCGGACGTCGCCCGCTGGTGGCGCGCCACCGCCGACGACGTCGAGCACCCCGACACCTGGCTGGCCGGCATGATGCGCGCGCCGGTGGTGGTCGTGCCGTGCTCCAGCAAGGCCGCCTACCTGGGCCGCTACGCCGAGCCCGACAAGGGCTGGACCGACCGCGACGAGGCCCGCTGGCCGATGCCGTTCTGGCACATGGACGCCGCGATGGCCAGCCTGCTGATCATGCAGACCGTGGTCGAAGAGGGCCTCGGCTCGTGCTTCTTCGGCATCCCGCCGGAGCGCGACGCGGTGGTACGCCGGGAGTTCGACATCCCCGACGACTACGACCCGGTCGGCGTGATGACCATCGGCCACCCGGCCGCCGGCGGCGCCAAGGGCTCCCCCGCCCGCCGGGCGCGCCGGCCGATGGACGAGGTCGTCCATCGGGGTCGGTGGGGGCACCCCACCAGTCCACCGGCCTGA
- a CDS encoding choice-of-anchor P family protein yields the protein MRKLIASSMMLALTAGGTLVATPAGSATAATASPKKVPTPFALRTNGFGSRVRGGQVPAGSSSTAWQNIGCTNNAGVVRENHEAQENLPGIGTASEIATKVWTIHKHGKVMSRSRSTIARITLADSPLGSLQINGIKSVSKTWHDARGFHAANHSRIGSITLTPAGGQPQDQGLPTPNQPIDIPGLVTIYLGSPTRSASAHSARAANDALRIVSAATGTRARVAHSFAQINDGIVHGIFAGYASGSRINAADGTVTSGRTPYAPMPCQGTAAKVRTKHLAGSNLGGQVVVGAENTAQMAKQNDRRAVGYEQGSVASVDIGGGQLHVDGIVGRVHVLRKGSRFNKVVANIKGTTIGSITANGQEQSFDPGQKTLEIPGIAKLERKVKHKVRGGLEVTALRITLLDANGQVKSVINLGQAKMAIHKSGL from the coding sequence ATGCGGAAACTGATCGCCAGCTCGATGATGCTGGCCCTGACCGCGGGCGGCACGCTCGTGGCGACGCCCGCCGGTTCGGCGACGGCGGCCACGGCCAGCCCGAAGAAGGTGCCGACGCCGTTCGCCCTGCGCACCAACGGCTTCGGCAGCCGGGTCCGCGGCGGCCAGGTGCCGGCCGGGTCCTCCAGCACCGCCTGGCAGAACATCGGATGCACCAACAACGCCGGCGTGGTCCGCGAGAACCACGAGGCGCAGGAGAACCTCCCCGGGATCGGCACCGCCTCCGAGATCGCCACCAAGGTGTGGACGATCCACAAGCACGGCAAGGTGATGTCCCGCTCGCGCAGCACGATCGCCCGGATCACCCTGGCCGACTCCCCGCTGGGCTCGCTGCAGATCAACGGCATCAAGTCGGTCTCCAAGACCTGGCACGACGCCCGGGGGTTCCACGCCGCCAACCACAGCCGGATCGGCTCGATCACGCTCACCCCGGCCGGCGGCCAGCCGCAGGACCAGGGCCTCCCGACGCCGAACCAGCCGATCGACATCCCCGGCCTGGTGACCATCTACCTCGGCTCGCCGACCAGGAGCGCCTCCGCGCACTCCGCCCGCGCCGCGAACGACGCGCTCCGCATCGTCTCCGCCGCGACCGGCACCCGGGCCCGGGTTGCCCACAGTTTCGCCCAGATCAACGACGGCATCGTGCACGGCATCTTCGCCGGCTACGCCTCCGGCAGCCGGATCAACGCCGCCGACGGCACCGTCACCAGCGGCCGCACGCCGTACGCCCCGATGCCCTGCCAGGGCACGGCGGCCAAGGTGCGGACCAAGCACCTGGCGGGCAGCAACCTCGGCGGGCAGGTGGTCGTCGGCGCCGAGAACACCGCGCAGATGGCCAAGCAGAACGACAGGCGCGCGGTCGGCTACGAGCAGGGTAGCGTCGCCAGTGTCGACATCGGCGGCGGGCAGCTGCACGTCGACGGCATCGTCGGCCGGGTCCACGTGCTCCGCAAGGGCAGCCGCTTCAACAAGGTGGTGGCGAACATCAAGGGCACCACGATCGGCTCGATCACCGCGAACGGCCAGGAGCAGTCCTTCGACCCCGGCCAGAAGACGCTCGAGATTCCCGGGATCGCCAAGCTCGAGCGCAAGGTCAAGCACAAGGTCCGCGGCGGCCTCGAGGTCACCGCGCTGCGGATCACCCTCCTGGACGCCAACGGCCAGGTGAAGTCGGTCATCAACCTCGGCCAGGCCAAGATGGCCATCCACAAGAGCGGCCTCTGA